In a single window of the Thermotoga sp. KOL6 genome:
- a CDS encoding encapsulin-associated ferritin-like protein — protein sequence MADQYHEPVSELSNQDRDFVRALNSLKEEIEAIAWYHQRVAATKDETVKKILEHNRNEEMEHAAMLLEWLRRNMSGWDEALRTYLFTDKPITEIEEEESSGGSENSRGDLGIRKL from the coding sequence ATGGCTGATCAATACCATGAACCTGTTTCCGAACTCTCTAATCAAGATAGAGACTTTGTCAGAGCACTGAACAGTCTTAAAGAAGAAATAGAGGCGATCGCTTGGTACCATCAGAGAGTTGCGGCGACGAAAGATGAAACTGTGAAAAAGATTCTCGAGCACAACAGAAATGAAGAAATGGAACACGCCGCTATGCTTCTCGAATGGTTGAGAAGAAACATGTCGGGGTGGGATGAAGCTTTGAGAACTTATCTTTTCACTGATAAACCTATTACTGAGATAGAAGAGGAAGAATCCTCCGGTGGTTCAGAGAACTCGAGGGGTGATCTTGGAATCAGAAAGCTTTGA
- a CDS encoding sulfide-dependent adenosine diphosphate thiazole synthase, producing MRDLLISKLIVEKYFEKLKSSLELDVAIVGAGPSGLTAAYELAKNGFKVAVFEERNVPGGGIWGGGMMFNEVVLEKELETFLRELKVRYTLREDHIVVDSVHFASALLYRATKEGALVFNNISVEDVALREGRVCGVVVNWGPTVRLGLHVDPITVKSSFVVDGTGHPANVVTLLAKRGLIQMKTEFPMDADSAEEFVVEKTGEVFPGLLVSGMAVCEVYGGPRMGPIFGGMILSGQKIAKIVNKRLR from the coding sequence ATGCGGGATCTTTTGATTTCCAAATTGATCGTGGAGAAATACTTTGAGAAACTCAAAAGCTCTTTAGAACTAGATGTTGCCATCGTTGGAGCAGGGCCCAGTGGTCTCACTGCCGCCTACGAACTTGCAAAAAACGGTTTCAAGGTAGCCGTTTTCGAAGAGAGGAACGTTCCGGGAGGTGGTATTTGGGGTGGAGGGATGATGTTCAACGAGGTAGTCTTGGAGAAGGAATTGGAAACGTTTTTAAGAGAGTTGAAAGTACGATATACGTTGAGAGAAGATCACATCGTTGTTGATTCTGTTCATTTTGCTTCTGCTTTGCTTTATAGAGCGACGAAAGAGGGTGCTTTGGTGTTCAACAACATTTCTGTGGAAGATGTTGCTCTTCGTGAAGGAAGGGTGTGTGGTGTGGTGGTGAATTGGGGCCCTACCGTTAGATTAGGATTGCATGTGGATCCTATAACTGTGAAGTCTTCCTTTGTGGTGGATGGCACAGGACATCCTGCGAACGTTGTTACACTTCTCGCCAAAAGAGGACTAATTCAAATGAAAACAGAATTTCCTATGGATGCGGACAGCGCCGAAGAATTCGTTGTGGAGAAAACTGGTGAAGTGTTCCCGGGTCTTCTCGTTTCAGGTATGGCAGTGTGTGAGGTTTACGGAGGTCCGAGGATGGGGCCCATATTCGGTGGGATGATTCTATCGGGTCAAAAGATTGCAAAAATTGTTAACAAAAGGTTGAGGTGA
- the thiC gene encoding phosphomethylpyrimidine synthase ThiC: MTQMEMARKGLISEEMRKVAAYEGVDVELVRQKLAEGRAVLPKNKIHKVERPMIVGEGFSVKVNANIGTSQGFSSIEEEKEKAKVAIEYGADSLMVLSTWGDLREIRRTIVSLSPVPVGSVPIYDSAVKSYQTKKNVVDFSEKDFFDMVVAHAEDGIDFMTIHVGVTRRVLERIKSSKRILKIVSRGGSIIAGWMIKNNRENPFYQYFDELLSIAKEYDITLSLGDGMRPGAVVDASDTQQFEELFVMGELVEKAREEGVQVMLEGPGHVPLNEIEMNVTLMKKIGKGAPIFLLGPLPTDRAMGYDHIACAIGGALAGYYGADFLCYVTPAEHISLPDVEDVREGVIASKIAAVVADVARGNKKAWDLEEKMALARKDFDWETMFELSLGKNVAKEKHEKRPYPDKGCSMCGPFCAIKIAEEFA; encoded by the coding sequence ATGACTCAAATGGAAATGGCCCGAAAGGGTCTCATTTCTGAAGAGATGAGAAAAGTAGCGGCATATGAGGGTGTTGATGTGGAGCTGGTGAGGCAGAAATTGGCGGAAGGGCGCGCTGTTCTTCCAAAGAACAAAATTCACAAAGTGGAGCGGCCTATGATCGTAGGAGAAGGTTTCTCTGTGAAAGTGAACGCCAACATAGGTACTTCTCAAGGTTTTTCCTCGATAGAGGAAGAAAAGGAAAAGGCAAAGGTTGCCATCGAATACGGGGCGGATTCTTTGATGGTCCTTTCCACGTGGGGAGATCTTAGGGAAATAAGAAGGACTATAGTGAGTCTTTCGCCCGTTCCTGTGGGATCTGTTCCCATATACGATTCCGCGGTGAAAAGCTATCAAACAAAGAAAAATGTGGTGGATTTTTCAGAGAAGGACTTTTTCGATATGGTAGTTGCTCATGCGGAAGATGGAATTGATTTCATGACGATTCATGTGGGAGTAACCAGAAGGGTTTTGGAGAGAATAAAATCATCGAAACGTATTTTAAAGATAGTGAGTAGAGGAGGATCCATAATAGCGGGGTGGATGATCAAAAACAACAGAGAAAATCCCTTCTATCAATATTTCGATGAGCTTCTGAGCATAGCAAAAGAGTACGATATCACGCTGAGCCTTGGAGACGGAATGAGGCCCGGAGCTGTAGTGGATGCCAGCGATACGCAGCAGTTTGAAGAGCTTTTTGTAATGGGAGAATTGGTAGAAAAGGCAAGAGAAGAAGGTGTACAAGTGATGCTGGAGGGGCCAGGTCACGTACCCTTGAATGAAATCGAAATGAACGTTACTCTCATGAAAAAAATTGGAAAGGGAGCGCCTATTTTTCTCCTCGGGCCTCTTCCAACCGACAGAGCTATGGGATACGATCATATCGCTTGTGCAATTGGGGGAGCGCTGGCTGGATACTATGGAGCAGATTTTCTTTGTTACGTAACTCCTGCAGAACACATCTCTCTTCCAGATGTTGAAGATGTGAGAGAAGGTGTGATAGCATCTAAAATAGCAGCGGTTGTAGCGGATGTGGCACGAGGGAACAAAAAAGCTTGGGATTTGGAGGAAAAAATGGCGCTAGCCCGAAAAGATTTCGATTGGGAGACCATGTTCGAGTTATCTTTGGGTAAAAATGTAGCAAAAGAAAAACACGAGAAGAGGCCCTATCCGGACAAAGGTTGTTCAATGTGTGGTCCCTTCTGTGCCATTAAGATTGCGGAGGAATTCGCTTGA
- a CDS encoding sugar phosphate isomerase/epimerase, with the protein MRKGISTSIIKSNPKLLKFLPDAELYELGFFTMEDLEKVLRFFAGKKFGVHAPFVYRYAKRHPNPTSLNEKDRIDTFLVNKKCADLSKKIGSEYMVVHFPNALQQENWLYIYEEVEREFFELSKMIEIRVENVYGNDYFHSAKDYKIFLGNTHCTMCVDIGHLILDAEMYGFSPARFIDVLSDSISEFHIYYADFETYRKCHHAPWGDSRIFHEILEFIRGMDADFVIESTPECPDGLEMLLEYWRGLG; encoded by the coding sequence TTGAGAAAGGGTATCTCCACGAGTATCATAAAAAGCAATCCAAAACTCTTGAAATTTCTTCCAGACGCTGAACTTTATGAGCTTGGATTTTTCACCATGGAGGACTTGGAAAAGGTCCTCCGCTTTTTTGCAGGCAAAAAGTTCGGAGTGCACGCACCTTTCGTCTACAGATACGCTAAACGACATCCGAATCCTACCTCTTTGAACGAGAAGGACAGAATCGACACCTTTTTGGTGAACAAGAAATGCGCTGATCTCTCGAAGAAGATCGGGTCAGAGTACATGGTCGTACATTTTCCAAACGCTCTCCAGCAAGAGAACTGGCTTTACATTTACGAAGAAGTGGAGAGAGAATTTTTTGAACTTTCAAAGATGATAGAAATCCGCGTGGAGAATGTATACGGAAACGACTATTTCCATAGTGCGAAAGATTACAAGATCTTTTTAGGAAACACGCATTGCACTATGTGTGTCGATATAGGCCACCTTATTCTTGATGCAGAAATGTATGGTTTTTCGCCTGCAAGGTTTATCGATGTACTTTCAGATTCGATAAGCGAATTTCACATATATTATGCGGACTTTGAAACTTATAGAAAATGTCATCATGCTCCCTGGGGGGATTCAAGAATATTCCACGAAATTTTGGAGTTTATAAGAGGTATGGACGCAGATTTTGTCATAGAATCAACCCCGGAATGTCCTGACGGTTTGGAGATGCTTCTTGAATACTGGAGGGGATTGGGATGA